A portion of the Scylla paramamosain isolate STU-SP2022 chromosome 32, ASM3559412v1, whole genome shotgun sequence genome contains these proteins:
- the LOC135089044 gene encoding glutamine amidotransferase-like class 1 domain-containing protein 3, mitochondrial — protein MLSVARTAARSLHLRLFSTGASMQGPAVAVVLSGSGVYDGAEVHEASAALVGLTRGGAEVTCYAPDVPQMHVIDHTKGAPAEGESRNVLVESARIARGEVKPLTELTSGGADAVFFPGGFGAAKNLSDFAVKGGDMTVNSEVERVIKDFHAAKKPIGLCCIAPVLAARVLGGSGVTLTLGQTDDGSGKWPYAGAIEAAKGMGATVVEKSVEEVMVDENNKVVTTPAYMYNGKFHEIHDGVAKAVSALLGLIKS, from the exons ATGCTGAGTGTGGCCAGGACAGCTGCCAGGAGCCTGCACCTGCGTCTGTTCTCCACCGGCGCCTCCATGCAGGGACCTGCCGTGGCCGTG GTGCTGTCTGGGTCTGGGGTGTATGATGGTGCGGAAGTCCATGAGGCCTCGGCAGCTCTGGTGGGGCTGACACGAGGCGGGGCCGAGGTGACGTGCTATGCTCCAGATGTCCCTCAGATGCATGTTATTGACCACACCAAG GGAGCCCCAGCAGAGGGTGAGAGCCGCAACGTGCTGGTGGAGTCTGCACGCATTGCCCGAGGTGAAGTGAAGCCCCTGACTGAGCTGAccagtggtggtgctgatgcaGTGTTCTTCCCTGGAGGGTTTGGAGCGGCCAAGAACCT GTCTGACTTTGCTGTGAAGGGAGGAGACATGACTGTGAACAGTGAAGTTGAGCGAGTTATCAAGGACTTCCATGCTGCCAAGAAGCCCATTGGCCTGTGCTGCATTGCACCTGTGCTGGCAGCACGAGTCCTGGGAGGCAGTGGTGTAACCCTCACTCTTGGACAGACTG ATGATGGTTCAGGCAAGTGGCCTTATGCTGGAGCCATTGAGGCTGCCAAGGGCATGGGAGCTACAGTTGTAGAGAAG AGTGTTGAGGAAGTGATGGTGGATGAGAACAACAAGGTGGTCACTACGCCAGCCTACATGTACAATGGAAAGTTCCATGAGATCCATGACGGTGTGGCCAAGGCTGTCAGTGCCCTGCTAGGCCTCATCAAGAGTTAG